Genomic segment of Candidatus Omnitrophota bacterium:
TTAAACGCGAAGATGTCCCGGCGGAGCTGATCGAGCAGGATACGGATAAGGATAAAGAGCTGTTCTACAAAAACAATTGCCTCCTGGACCAGGTTTTCGTGAAAGACCCCAGCATGACCGTTAAGGATTACCTGGGCAGCCTGGTGGTTAAATTCAACGAGAATATTGTTATCCGCAGGTTTATCCGTTATAAGATCGGCGAATAATGGCAAGAGGCCCTATATATAAAAGAATAGTCCTGAAATTGAGCGGTGAAGCCCTGCAGGGAAAAAAATCCCATGGTATAGATCACTCCGTCTTGGTTTCTATCTCCAGACAGATAAAAGAGATAAGGGCAATGGGTGTGGATGTGGCTTTGGTCCTGGGCGGCGGGAATATCTTCCGCGGCCAGGAGAATACCGCGTCTTTAGGGCTGAATATGGACAGGTCGGTGGCGGATTACATGGGGATGCTGGCCACGGTAATAAACGGCCTGGCATTGCAGGATACCCTGGAAAAGATGGGTATGCCGACCAGGGTAATGACCGCCATAGAAATAGAAAAGATTGCCGAGCCTTATATCCGCCGCAAGGCGATACGCCACCTGGAAAAAGGCAGGGTGGTTATATTCGTCGCCGGCACCGGCAATCCGTATTTTACCACCGATACCGCGGCGGCGCTGCGGGCGATGGAGATCAACGCGGATGTGATACTGAAGGCGACTAAGGTCGACGGGGTTTATTCCGCCGACCCGATGAAGGTCAAGGGCGCTAAGAAATACGCGAAACTCAAGTATATAGACGTGCTGAAGAAAAGGCTCAAGGTGATGGATGCGACCGCCGTGAGCCTTTGTATGGATAATAAACTGCCTATCGTGGTTTTTGATTTAACCAGGCCGGGGAACATAAACAGGGTTATAGCCGGGGAAAAGATAGGAACTACTGTAAGCTGATTTTTATCGGGAGGTGTGTCATGACAGTAAAAGAGATCCTTCATGGTACAGAAGAGAAATTAAAGAAGGCGTTGGATTTTGTGATGCGTGAATTTTCCGAGGTAAGGACCGGCAGGGCCAATCCCAGCATCGTGGAAGGCCTGCACATAGATTATTACGGGACCCCGACGATGATCAAGCAGCTTGCCGCGATCTCAGCGGCCGACGCGCATATGCTGATAATCCAGCCATGGGACCCTACGGCTATAGTCGAGATCGAGAAGGCGATACTTAAATCCAATCTGGGATTGTCGCCTTCCAATGACGGCAAGATCATCAGATTATCAGTTCCTGCTTTATCGCAGGAGCGCAGGGCCGAGCTGGTCAAGGTCCTTCACAAGAAAGCGGAAGAAGGCAGGGTGTCTTTTCGGACGATACGCCATGAGGCAAAGGCGGTGGTCGAGAAATCCGAGAAGGATAAATTTATATCCGAGGACGATAAGTTCCGCGGGATCGATGAGCTGCAGAAGCTGGTCGATAAATATATCGCCAAGACAGACGAGATCCTGAAGAATAAAGAAAAAGAAATCCTGGAGTTTTAATGAGGCAATGATTTACGGGGCGCAGTGAACGTAAATCATTAGGCCGAATTAATCCCGGCAGACGGGATGAACAAAATAGATCTGGGCCTCTAGCTCATCTGGTAGAGCACCACCCTTTTAAGGTGGCTGTGCCGCGTTCGAGCCGCGGGAGGCTCATAAATTTACCCGCTCGAATTGTTGTCGGTAAATTAATCCCCGAAGTTTGCGCAGTGCTTTTCGAAGAAAAGGATAAGCGTTCAAGCGAGGGGACAAATCCCGAGCGAAGGCGGAACCTACGGTCGCACCAGGCGCAAGTGGTACCCTGCGTTATTGGAATACTCCGGTATCCGCTTCATGGCGGAGCGTTGTGCAAGTATTGCCACCCAGCGCAATCGGAATATGCGCTGGTGTTGGATATGTATCCAAAGGGTGGATGGCGGAATTGGCATACGCGATAGCCTTAGGAGCTATTGGGGAAACCCATAGATGATCCCCGGCTCCGGTAGATACTGGTTATGCGGACGTGGCGGAATTGGCATACGCGATAGCCTTAGGAGCTATTGGGGGAAACCCTTGGGGGTTCAAATCCCTCCGTCCGCATATAGACGGATTTGAACCGGGGTATTAAGGAGGTTCTCCCGTCCGATTAGTTTAATGCCAAACGGGATTAATCCCGCTTCCTGGAGGAGTATCAGGCGGGGAAATCCTCTTCCGCCCGTTAAATACGCCGCGGAAGAAAAAAGACAAGTTTGTAAGATAACGCGGGAGTAGCTCAGTTGGTAGAGCGCTACCTTGCCAAGGTAGTTGTCGCGGGTTCGACCCCCGTCTCCCGCTTTTACTTTTGCTGGTCGAACCCCAGGGGGGTGCGGGGGAAGGATTTCCACCGCGTATTTGGGGTGACAGCGAAACGAAGTGAAGCGTCAGAGGGGCAAAGCCCCTATGAGGAGCGAGTTTTAGTTAGAGTAGTCTGCGAGCGACGGGTTCGCATCCCCGTCTCCCGCTTATTAAATTTCTGCAGTAAAAAAGGAGACAAGAATGAAGATAATGGATTTTTTATCAAAAAAATCTATTCTGGCTGATCTCAAGTCCACCAAGAAAGAAGACGTGATCAAAGAACTGGTGGACCTGCTGATCAGCTCCGGAGAAATCGATAAATCCTCCCGCGCAAAGATACTGGATTCATTGAGCGAGAGAGAATCTTTAGGCTCGACAGCCATAGGCCAGGGGATCGCTATCCCGCATGCCAAGGTCGATTGTGTCGGCAAACTGATAGGTGCGTTTGCGCTTTCCAAGAAAGGCGTAGATTTCGATTCCCTTGACGGAGAACCGGTGTATATCTTTTTCTTGCTCTTGGCCGCCCAGGATTCCGCCGGGCCGCACCTTAAGGCCCTGGCTCGCATCTCCCGTCTTTTTAAAGATAAATATTTCCGCGATAATCTCCGTTCTTGCGCTGATGAGAACGCGATCATAGACGTAATAAGTCAAGAAGACGAAAAAATATAATCCTTTGATTCAAAGATGATAGCCGAGCTAAAACGCCTTTTTAAGTGGTTATACCCGGGCATAGGCATAAAGCGTTGGATAGGATTAAGCGCCTTTGGCGTGATCCTTCTGGTCATCGGTTCAAGCGGCCTGCGCAGCGAAGAATTCTTCATGCTTCAGACGCTTGACTGGGTAATACTGTCCGCTGGCATAGTCATCCTTATCCTTGGATTCAAGCGTTTGATGGGGTCGTTGATCAACGCGATAATACCGTCATCGCGCGCGAACGAGCTGGTAGATATCCTTTATCAGCGCAGGCAGCTCGCGCGGGGGCCCAGGATCGTAGCCGTAGGCGGTGGCACGGGATTATCCATGCTTTTGACCGGGCTTAAGGAATATAGCTCCAACATTACTGCCATCGTGACGGTTGCTGACGACGGCGGATCTTCCGGGAGATTAAGGCAGCAGTTCGATATACTGCCTCCGGGGGATATCCGCAACTGCCTGGTGGCTTTGGCCGACGCCTCTACCATGATGCGCGATCTTTTTCAGTTTCGTTTCGACTCGGGCTCGGAATTAGCCGGGCATAGCTTTGGCAACCTGTTCATTACCGTAATGACCAGGCTTACCGGAGATTTCGAGAAGGCGATCCGCGAGACAAGCAAGGTGCTGGCCTTGAGGGGGCAGGTTATCCCGTCTTCTTTGAGCAACGTGACCCTGGCCGCGGAATACGCGGATGGCTCGGTGGTTGAAGGCGAGAATAAAATACCCCGGGGGCATAAGCCGATACGGAAGGTTTATCTTAAGCCTGAACATCCGGCACCGGCGCCTGAGGCTATAAAGGCCATTGATGAAGCCGAGATTATTGTTTTAGGGCCGGGCTCGCTTTATACCAGCATAATACCTAACCTCTTGATAAAAGAGATAAGCGACAAGATCGTTGCCTCAAGGGCGATAAAGGTTTACGTGTGTAATGTGATGACCCAGCCCGGAGAGACGGACGGTTACAGCGCTTCACAGCATGTCCGTGCCCTGGTCGAGCACAGCCACCCGGGGATAATAGATTATTGCATAGTGAATACGGGAAAGTTGCCTGTCCAGGTGTTGAAGCGCTATGAGGAAGGCAACGCGTATTCGGTCGTCAGTGACCGCAAGAATATCCAGAACATGGGGTATCGGATCATTGAGGAAGATACGGGTTCGGTTTCAGAGGGTGTTATCAGGCATGACCATTTGAAATTGGCTAATATCATATTAGGCCTTCAGGAAGAGCTATAGGAAAAAATGAGCGTGATCAAGAAAAAGATGACCGTTAAGAATAAGCAGGGGCTTCACGCCCGGCCTGCCGCTATGTTCGTGCAGGTGGCTAATAAATTCGAATCGTCCATTTCGGTGAGCCGCGACCTGGAAAAGGTCAACGGCAAGTCCATTATGGGGATACTTATGCTGGGCGCGGAACAGGGCAGCGAGATAATCGTCGAAGCTGACGGAAAAGACGCGGAACTCGCGGTGGTTGAATTGGAAAAGATTCTGGATAAAGAGGAGCAGAGATGATCACTCTGAAAGGCATAGCTGCGGCTCCGGGTATATGCATCGCCAAGGCGTACCGCCTGGGCAAGGAAGAATTCGAGATCGCCAGGCAGTCGATAAATCCCGAAGAGATACCTTTGCAGCTGCAGTTGTTCGAGGAAGCCCTGATCGCCACGCGCAGGGAGATAATCGAGCTGCAGAAAAGGATCGCCAAGGATATGGGCCAGGAAGAGGCCCAGATATTCGACGCGCATCTTTTGGTGTTGGAAGACCGGATGCTTATCGAAGAGGTCATCCACCGCCTGAAGAAAGAGCAGATAAACGTCGCTTTTATCTTTTCCGAGGTGCTGAAAAAATATATCGAGGTTTTTTCCAAGATCGAGGATGAATACCTCAGGGAGCGTACCGCTGACCTGAACGATGTCGGCAAACGGATATTGCGCAATCTGCTGGGTAAAGAACAGCGGGGGTTGAAGGATCTGAAGGAGAGGGTGGTGGTAATCGCCCATGACCTGTCGCCGTCGGATACTGCGGCTATGCATAAACAGCTGGTCAGCGGTTTTGTCACCGACATCGGCGGTAAGACCTCGCATACGGCGATCATGGCCAAATCCCTGGAGATCCCGGCGGTCGTGGGTACGGTGGACGCCACATCCAGGATCAAAAGCGGTGATATCATCATAGTCGATGGGAGCATGGGCATTATCATCGTGAATCCTGATGAAGACACCATGCATATCTACCAGGAAGAAGAGGTAAAGCTTAAAGGCATTTCCGAGAAATTCCTGGGGGTAAAAGACCTGCCGGCGGTCACCGCGGACGGCAAGAACGTCGAGATCTGCGCGAACATTGAACTGCCGGATGAGATAGTCTCGGTTAAGATCCACGGCGCGCAGGGGATCGGGCTTTACCGCACCGAATTCTTTTACATGAACCGCAAAGACGCCCCCACTGAAGAAGAGCATTTTCAGGCTTATAAATATGTCGCAGAGGCGATGAATCCGCATCCTGTGGTCATTCGCACCCTGGACCTGGGAGGGGATAAATATCTCTCGCAATTCGAGATGCCCAAGGAGATCCAGCCGTTCCTGGGATGGCGGGCTATTCGTTTCTGCCTCGCCAGGCCGGATGTATTTAAGCTGCAGCTGCGGGCGATATTGCGGGCCTCGGCTTTCGGCAAACTTAAACTGATGTATCCGATGATCTCGGGTATAGAGGAGTTGAGGCAGGCCAACGCGATCCTGAATGAATGCAAGGAAGAACTGCGCAAATCCCGGCTGCATTTCGACGAGAATATCGAGGTGGGGGTGATGATCGAGGTGCCTTCGGCCGCCTTGACCGCCGACCTTCTGGCCAAGGAAGCGAATTTCTTCAGCATCGGGACCAACGACCTTATCCAGTACGCCCTGGCTGTTGACCGGGCCAATGAAAAAGTGGCCTATCTGTATGAACCGGCGCATCCCGCTGTTTTGAGGATGATCAAGAATGTCATTGACGCCGCGCACGCCAATAATATCTGGGTGGGGATGTGCGGGGAAATGGCATCGGATGAGCTTTTTGTCCTGATCCTTCTGGGCATGGGGCTTGATGAGTTCAGCATGCCTCCTTCAGCTATCTCGATCGTTAAGTATATAATCCGCTCGGTGAGCGTTGAACAGGCCAGGAAGATCGCCGAAGAGGCGATGTCCTTGTCGACCGCCAAAGCGATAGAAGCGTTAATGCAAACGAAAATCAAAGAGATACTGCGATGAAAGTAGTGATACTGGCAGCCGGTTACGGTACGAGGCTCTATCCTTATACGAAGAATTTCCCCAAGCCTTTGCTTGAGGTGAATAAGAAGCCGATAATCGATTATCTGATGGATAAGCTGGCGCTTATCCCCGGGATATCAAAGATAATCGTTGTAAGCAATGCCCGCTTCTTTGATAATTTCATGGATTGGCGCGAAGGGTTAAAGCGGCGCAGGCTGGTGAAGGTGTTTAACGACCTTACTCTAAGCCCCGAGGAAAAACTCGGCGCTATCGGCGATATGGACCTGGTGTTCAGGACCGAGGGGTTCGACGATGATTTTCTGGTGATCGGCGGCGACAATTTTTTCAGGGAGCCGTTGAATGGTTTTGTCGGCTATGCCCGAAAGAGGAAGAACGCCGTCACTATCGGGGTATGCGACATCAAGGATAAAAAAGAGGCCCGTAATTTCGGCGTGGTCAGTTTAAACCGCCAGGGCCTGGTAAAGCGATTCCAGGAGAAGCCGGCCAGGCCCGCTTCCAGCCTTATCGGGATGTGCCTGTATTATTTCCCTAAAGGCCGGAACGCTTTGATAAGAAAATACCTGCAAGACCCGAAGAATCCGCGGGACGCCGCCGGTTCATATATAAAATGGTTGAGCAGCAACGCCAGGGTGTATGGTTTTGTGTTCAAGGATTCCTGGTTTGATATCGGGCGCATAGATACCTATAATAAGGTAAGGCATATAACAAAAGGAGAAAGGTAAGAATGGAAAAGTTCTTGTTTACTTCAGAGTCGGTCACCGAAGGGCATCCGGATAAAGTATGCGATCAGATCTCAGACGGAGTTCTGGATGAGGTTTTGAAGAATGACCCTAAAGGAAGGGTAGCCTGTGAGACCTATGTGACTATGGGGCTTTTGATCGTAGGGGGAGAGATCACCACGCATTCTTACGTCGATATACATAAATTAGCCAGGCATATAATCAAGGATATAGGTTATACCCATCCTAAATACGGGTTTGATTACCAGACCTGCGCCATTGTCAATACTATTCACAGCCAGTCGCCGGATATCTCGCAGGGCGTTGATACCGGCGGCGCCGGAGACCAGGGGATCATGTTCGGTTATGCCTGCAAAGAGACCAAAGAGCTGATGCCTTTGCCTATCGCACTGGCCCACGGCCTGTCAAAACGCCTGAGCGAAGTACGCAAAAAGGGCATATTAAAATATCTGGGGCCGGACGGAAAAAGCCAGGTAACTGTAGAGTATCATAACGGCAAGCCGGTGCGCGTAGATTCAGTGGTCCTGGCCAGCCAGCATACCGCTGAGATACTGGATAAGAGCGGAATGAATATCACCAACACTGCCCGCAAAGAGATGATCAAGGTGGTGGCCGAAGACGTCCTTAATGGCTGGATCGATAAAGACACCAAATATTACGTGAACCAGACCGGAAAGTTCCTGATCGGCGGGCCGCAGTCCGATACCGGGATGACCGGAAGGAAGATCATCGTGGATACTTATGGCGGGACAGTCCCGCACGGAGGAGGGGCATTCTCCGGAAAAGACCCGACCAAGGTAGACCGGTCAGCGGCTTATATGTGCAGGTATGTAGCCAAGAACCTGGTAGCTGCGGGTATCGCCGATAAATGCCTGATCCAACTGGCTTATGTTATCGGGTATGCCGAGCCTTTGTCGGTTTTCGTCAATACCTACGGTACCGGAAAACTATCCGACAACAATATCGTGAAATTGATCCGCCAGAATTTTGACCTTACCCCCAAAGGAATCATTGAATCATTGAATCTTTTAAGGCCTATATATAGGAAGACGGCGGCATACGGCCATTTCGGCAGGAACGAGCCGGAATTCACCTGGGAGTCTTTGGACAAGGTTGGAACATTGAAGGAAGCCGCGTCAAAATTATAAATAAGGAGTATAAATGAAATATGACATCAAGGATATCAAACTAGCCAAAAAAGGCGCTTTGCGTATCGAATGGGCGCGGAACAACATGCCGGTATTAGCCCTGATCGCCCGGCGCTTTAAGAAAGAGCAGCCGTTAAAAGGCCTGACTATAGCCGCCTGCCTGCATGTCACTACTGAGACAGGCGTGTTGATGGAGGTATTGAAGGCCGGAGGCGCTAATGTGGCTGTTTGCGCGTCCAATCCTTTGTCTACCCAGGATGATGTAGCCGCTTCTTTGGCGCAGAACCTGAAGGTCCCGGTCTTCGCGATCAAAGGCGAAGACACAAAGACTTATTATAATCATATCCGTTCGGCTTTGGCGCTATCGCCTAATGTCACCATGGATGACGGGGCTGACCTTGTTTCGGTGATCCATCAGAACCCGGGGCTGTACTGCCGCAAAGGAATTATCGGCGGCACAGAAGAAACCACTACCGGGGTTATACGTTTGCGCGCGTTGGCCAAGGACGGAAAGCTGCGTTATCCGATCATCGCGGTGAACGACGCCATGACCAAGCATATGTTCGATAACCGTTACGGTACAGGCCAGTCAACGATCGACGGGATAATCCGGGCTACGAATAAACTGGTAGCGGGGTCTAATTTTGTGGTTTGCGGTTATGGCTGGTGCGGAAGAGGGCTGGCCAGCAGGGCTCAGGGAATGGGCGCGAATGTGATCGTGGTAGAGGTTTCTCCGCTTAAGGGTTTGGAAGCGGTCATGGACGGATACAGGGTTATGACCATTAAAGAGGCCAGTAAGATCGGCGATATATTCGTCACGGTCACCGGGGATATCAACGTTATCCGCAAAGAGCATTTTCAGACGATGAAAGACGGGGCGATAGTGGCTAATTCCGGTCATTTTAACGCCGAGATAGAGATCTCCGCTTTGGAAAAGCTGTCTAAAAGCAAAAGGATCATCCGCGATTTCGTGCTTGAATACAACTTGAAAAGCGGCCGCAGGGTATACCTGCTGGGCGAGGGGAGATTGATCAATCTCGCCGCGGCTGAAGGCCACCCCGCACAGGTCATGGATATGTCGTTTTCCAACCAGGCATTGGGCGTGGAATATATGAAGAGGTATTATAAAGAACTGGGAAATGACGTGTATAAAGTCCCGGAGCCTATTGATAACGAGATCGCCAGGCTTAAATTGAAGTCAATGGGCGTGTCAGTGGATAAATTGACTGCTGAGCAGGAAAAATATCTGTCAAGTTGGGAAATGGGTACTTGAAATGTTTGCCCCGGCTCAGAAACTGCTGTGAAAAGCGCAAATCCTTTTCACAGCATTCGCCGGGATAAATTCGCAGACGTTTCACTATAACTTGCGTCGCTAAAAACACTCCGTAAGTTATCTGCTCATTTAGGAAATGGGTACTTGAAATGTTTGCCCCGGCTCAGAAACTGCTGTGAAAAGCGCAAATCCTTTTTACAGCATTCGCCGGGATAAATTCGCACATATAGCTTATGTCGTGGTAATAAGCAATTAACAGCTCCATAAGTTATGTGCTCATTGAGGAACGGATTATGTCTATACGAAGAATAGGGGTATTGACTTCCGGCGGTGATTCTCCGGGGATGAACGCGGCCGTGCGCGCTGTGGTGCGTGCGGGAACGAACAGTAACCTGGAAATGATGGGGATATTCCGCGGTTATTCCGGGTTGATCAATGAGGAGTTAAAGGTCCTTGACCATCGTTCGGTCTCGAATATAATATCGCGCGGCGGGACGATCCTGAAAACAGCGCGCTGCCCGGAATTCTTAAGTGAAGCCGGTCAGCAGAGGGCTGTCCAGACCATAAAGAAATTCAATATTGACGGGTTGGCCTTGATTGGAGGGGACGGGACTTACCACGGGGGCATTGTATTATCCAAAAAATGGAATATCCCTTGTATTGGCATCCCCGGGACGATAGATAACGATATAAACGGCACGGATTCCACAATAGGCGCGGATACCGCGGTAAATACCGCATTGGACGCCATTGATAAGATCCGGGATACCGTTACTTCCATGGAGCGGGTTTTTGTAGTCGAAGTCATGGGCAGGGAATCAGGTTTTATTGCCATGCAAGTCAGTCTGGCCGGAGGCACGGAAGATGTTTTGATCCCTGAACGTAAATTCGACCTGCATAAAATGTGCCATGATATAGTGGAAGGCAATCTTCGGGGCAAGGTAAGTTGGATAGTTGTGGTCGCCGAAGGCGCGGCTAAGGCCGAAGATGTTGCCCGTCAGATCACCGAGATCACTACCCTGGAAACGCGCGTGGCAGTATTAGGGCATGTCCAGCGCGGAGGGGCTCCTACGGCAAAAGACCGGATCCTGGCCAGCAGGCTGGGCGCGGAGGCGGTAAAACTGCTGGCTGAAGGCGTATCCGGGAAATCCGTGGGCGTTATCTCGGATGAGATCAACATAGTTGACCTGGAATTCGCGATCACCAAGAAAGAGGTCAACACGGATAATTTCTATAATTTGATCAGAACTTTAACTTAACGTTGTCCCGACG
This window contains:
- the pyrH gene encoding UMP kinase, which produces MARGPIYKRIVLKLSGEALQGKKSHGIDHSVLVSISRQIKEIRAMGVDVALVLGGGNIFRGQENTASLGLNMDRSVADYMGMLATVINGLALQDTLEKMGMPTRVMTAIEIEKIAEPYIRRKAIRHLEKGRVVIFVAGTGNPYFTTDTAAALRAMEINADVILKATKVDGVYSADPMKVKGAKKYAKLKYIDVLKKRLKVMDATAVSLCMDNKLPIVVFDLTRPGNINRVIAGEKIGTTVS
- the frr gene encoding ribosome recycling factor, with amino-acid sequence MTVKEILHGTEEKLKKALDFVMREFSEVRTGRANPSIVEGLHIDYYGTPTMIKQLAAISAADAHMLIIQPWDPTAIVEIEKAILKSNLGLSPSNDGKIIRLSVPALSQERRAELVKVLHKKAEEGRVSFRTIRHEAKAVVEKSEKDKFISEDDKFRGIDELQKLVDKYIAKTDEILKNKEKEILEF
- a CDS encoding PTS sugar transporter subunit IIA, whose amino-acid sequence is MKIMDFLSKKSILADLKSTKKEDVIKELVDLLISSGEIDKSSRAKILDSLSERESLGSTAIGQGIAIPHAKVDCVGKLIGAFALSKKGVDFDSLDGEPVYIFFLLLAAQDSAGPHLKALARISRLFKDKYFRDNLRSCADENAIIDVISQEDEKI
- the yvcK gene encoding uridine diphosphate-N-acetylglucosamine-binding protein YvcK, giving the protein MIAELKRLFKWLYPGIGIKRWIGLSAFGVILLVIGSSGLRSEEFFMLQTLDWVILSAGIVILILGFKRLMGSLINAIIPSSRANELVDILYQRRQLARGPRIVAVGGGTGLSMLLTGLKEYSSNITAIVTVADDGGSSGRLRQQFDILPPGDIRNCLVALADASTMMRDLFQFRFDSGSELAGHSFGNLFITVMTRLTGDFEKAIRETSKVLALRGQVIPSSLSNVTLAAEYADGSVVEGENKIPRGHKPIRKVYLKPEHPAPAPEAIKAIDEAEIIVLGPGSLYTSIIPNLLIKEISDKIVASRAIKVYVCNVMTQPGETDGYSASQHVRALVEHSHPGIIDYCIVNTGKLPVQVLKRYEEGNAYSVVSDRKNIQNMGYRIIEEDTGSVSEGVIRHDHLKLANIILGLQEEL
- a CDS encoding HPr family phosphocarrier protein: MIKKKMTVKNKQGLHARPAAMFVQVANKFESSISVSRDLEKVNGKSIMGILMLGAEQGSEIIVEADGKDAELAVVELEKILDKEEQR
- the ptsP gene encoding phosphoenolpyruvate--protein phosphotransferase, which translates into the protein MITLKGIAAAPGICIAKAYRLGKEEFEIARQSINPEEIPLQLQLFEEALIATRREIIELQKRIAKDMGQEEAQIFDAHLLVLEDRMLIEEVIHRLKKEQINVAFIFSEVLKKYIEVFSKIEDEYLRERTADLNDVGKRILRNLLGKEQRGLKDLKERVVVIAHDLSPSDTAAMHKQLVSGFVTDIGGKTSHTAIMAKSLEIPAVVGTVDATSRIKSGDIIIVDGSMGIIIVNPDEDTMHIYQEEEVKLKGISEKFLGVKDLPAVTADGKNVEICANIELPDEIVSVKIHGAQGIGLYRTEFFYMNRKDAPTEEEHFQAYKYVAEAMNPHPVVIRTLDLGGDKYLSQFEMPKEIQPFLGWRAIRFCLARPDVFKLQLRAILRASAFGKLKLMYPMISGIEELRQANAILNECKEELRKSRLHFDENIEVGVMIEVPSAALTADLLAKEANFFSIGTNDLIQYALAVDRANEKVAYLYEPAHPAVLRMIKNVIDAAHANNIWVGMCGEMASDELFVLILLGMGLDEFSMPPSAISIVKYIIRSVSVEQARKIAEEAMSLSTAKAIEALMQTKIKEILR
- a CDS encoding nucleotidyltransferase family protein, producing MKVVILAAGYGTRLYPYTKNFPKPLLEVNKKPIIDYLMDKLALIPGISKIIVVSNARFFDNFMDWREGLKRRRLVKVFNDLTLSPEEKLGAIGDMDLVFRTEGFDDDFLVIGGDNFFREPLNGFVGYARKRKNAVTIGVCDIKDKKEARNFGVVSLNRQGLVKRFQEKPARPASSLIGMCLYYFPKGRNALIRKYLQDPKNPRDAAGSYIKWLSSNARVYGFVFKDSWFDIGRIDTYNKVRHITKGER
- the metK gene encoding methionine adenosyltransferase, whose protein sequence is MEKFLFTSESVTEGHPDKVCDQISDGVLDEVLKNDPKGRVACETYVTMGLLIVGGEITTHSYVDIHKLARHIIKDIGYTHPKYGFDYQTCAIVNTIHSQSPDISQGVDTGGAGDQGIMFGYACKETKELMPLPIALAHGLSKRLSEVRKKGILKYLGPDGKSQVTVEYHNGKPVRVDSVVLASQHTAEILDKSGMNITNTARKEMIKVVAEDVLNGWIDKDTKYYVNQTGKFLIGGPQSDTGMTGRKIIVDTYGGTVPHGGGAFSGKDPTKVDRSAAYMCRYVAKNLVAAGIADKCLIQLAYVIGYAEPLSVFVNTYGTGKLSDNNIVKLIRQNFDLTPKGIIESLNLLRPIYRKTAAYGHFGRNEPEFTWESLDKVGTLKEAASKL
- the ahcY gene encoding adenosylhomocysteinase, producing the protein MKYDIKDIKLAKKGALRIEWARNNMPVLALIARRFKKEQPLKGLTIAACLHVTTETGVLMEVLKAGGANVAVCASNPLSTQDDVAASLAQNLKVPVFAIKGEDTKTYYNHIRSALALSPNVTMDDGADLVSVIHQNPGLYCRKGIIGGTEETTTGVIRLRALAKDGKLRYPIIAVNDAMTKHMFDNRYGTGQSTIDGIIRATNKLVAGSNFVVCGYGWCGRGLASRAQGMGANVIVVEVSPLKGLEAVMDGYRVMTIKEASKIGDIFVTVTGDINVIRKEHFQTMKDGAIVANSGHFNAEIEISALEKLSKSKRIIRDFVLEYNLKSGRRVYLLGEGRLINLAAAEGHPAQVMDMSFSNQALGVEYMKRYYKELGNDVYKVPEPIDNEIARLKLKSMGVSVDKLTAEQEKYLSSWEMGT
- the pfkA gene encoding 6-phosphofructokinase, which translates into the protein MSIRRIGVLTSGGDSPGMNAAVRAVVRAGTNSNLEMMGIFRGYSGLINEELKVLDHRSVSNIISRGGTILKTARCPEFLSEAGQQRAVQTIKKFNIDGLALIGGDGTYHGGIVLSKKWNIPCIGIPGTIDNDINGTDSTIGADTAVNTALDAIDKIRDTVTSMERVFVVEVMGRESGFIAMQVSLAGGTEDVLIPERKFDLHKMCHDIVEGNLRGKVSWIVVVAEGAAKAEDVARQITEITTLETRVAVLGHVQRGGAPTAKDRILASRLGAEAVKLLAEGVSGKSVGVISDEINIVDLEFAITKKEVNTDNFYNLIRTLT